Genomic DNA from Peribacillus simplex:
ACTGTTTCCACGATTTCTTTTGATCCAAGCATGCCTATTTTTACTGCATCGACAGTAATATCTTCAAAGATAGCTGCAATTTGATCTGATATGATAGCTGTTTCAATTGGCTGTACTGAACGGACTTCCATTGTATTTTGTGCGGTTACGGCTGTGATGGCAGACATGCCAAAGACACCATGTGCAGAAAATGTTTTTAAATCCGCTTGGATTCCAGCCCCGCCCCCTGAATCAGAGCCTGCGATGGTTAATGCTGTTTTCATAAAAAAACCCCTTCATATAAGTATTTTTTAGAAGTATTTTAAGTAATATGAAAGCTAAAATCGCACCAGCGAATGAACTGAGCATAAAGGCCGGTAAAAAACCGAAAAGAGCAGCTTTTTCTCCCAATAGGAGGATGGCAAGTGGATAACAGGCTAGGGAACCGATAATGCCGGTCCCGATCACTTCCCCTAAACAAGCGAATTTTAAGCTTAGTGTTTTTTGATAAAGGATTGCGGCCAAAAGTGCACCGATCATGCTCCCGGGAAAGGCGAAAATTGAACCGGTACCAGACATGTTTCTAATGATGGAAACTAAAAAAGCTTGTGTCACAGCATAAGCCGGCCCCAAAAGAACGGCCGTCAGGACATTTGCCAGATGCTGAATAGGAAAGACCTTTGCAAATCCTGCAGGTATGAAAATAAATGAACTGGTCAGCGTCGT
This window encodes:
- the thiW gene encoding energy coupling factor transporter S component ThiW, which gives rise to MNPIKKLTLTAMITAITTLTSSFIFIPAGFAKVFPIQHLANVLTAVLLGPAYAVTQAFLVSIIRNMSGTGSIFAFPGSMIGALLAAILYQKTLSLKFACLGEVIGTGIIGSLACYPLAILLLGEKAALFGFLPAFMLSSFAGAILAFILLKILLKNTYMKGFFYENSINHRRL